One window of Cervus elaphus chromosome 6, mCerEla1.1, whole genome shotgun sequence genomic DNA carries:
- the NAA11 gene encoding N-alpha-acetyltransferase 11, giving the protein MNIRNARPDDLMNMQHCNLLCLPENYQMKYYFYHGLSWPQLSYIAEDEDGKIVGYVLAKMEEDPDDVPHGHITSLAVKRSHRRLGLAQKLMDQASRAMIENFSAKYVSLHVRKSNRAALHLYSNTLNFQISEVEPRYYADGEDAYAMKRDLSQMADELRRQLQLKKGYMVLGSRENQETQGSTLPGSEVACQEEKNPATDGSGSDSKEPSESTESPDAQDSSEDSDSTS; this is encoded by the coding sequence ATGAACATCCGCAATGCTCGGCCAGACGACCTGATGAACATGCAACATTGCAACCTCCTTTGCCTTCCCGAGAATTACCAGATGAAATACTATTTCTACCATGGCCTTTCTTGGCCCCAGCTCTCTTACATCGCTGAGGACGAGGACGGGAAGATTGTGGGCTACGTCCTGGCCAAAATGGAGGAGGACCCAGATGATGTTCCTCACGGACACATAACCTCACTGGCTGTGAAGCGTTCCCACCGGCGCCTCGGCCTGGCCCAGAAGCTGATGGACCAGGCCTCCCGGGCCATGATTGAGAACTTTAGCGCCAAGTACGTGTCCCTGCACGTCAGGAAGAGTAACCGGGCAGCCTTGCACCTCTATTCTAACACTCTTAACTTTCAGATTAGTGAGGTGGAACCCAGATACTATGCAGATGGAGAAGATGCTTATGCTATGAAGCGGGATCTGTCGCAGATGGCAGATGAGCTGAGGAGGCAGTTGCAGCTGAAGAAGGGGTATATGGTGCTGGGCTCCAGGGAGAACCAAGAGACCCAGGGCAGCACGCTTCCTGGTTCCGAAGTGGCCTGTCAAGAGGAGAAGAACCCGGCCACTGATGGTAGCGGGAGTGACAGCAAGGAACCCAGCGAATCCACGGAAAGCCCCGATGCCCAGGACAGTTCAGAAGACTCAGACTCCACCTCCTAG